In Acanthopagrus latus isolate v.2019 chromosome 17, fAcaLat1.1, whole genome shotgun sequence, the following are encoded in one genomic region:
- the tent5ba gene encoding terminal nucleotidyltransferase 5ba, protein MSCGGASDQSRRFCVLSWDQVQRLDSILGEAVPIHGRGNFPTLSVQPRQIVQVVRARLEERGVCVKDVRLNGSAASHVLHQDTGLGYKDLDLIFGVSLKDDQAFRLVKDVVLDCLFDFLPAGVSKERISALTLKEAYVQKLVKVCNDTDRWSLISLSNNTGKNVELKFVDSLRRQFEFSVDSFQICLDSLLLFDRCSETPMSESFHPTVVGESVYGDFREAMEHLCQRTIATRSPEEIRGGGLLKYCHLLVRGFRPSSEADMKQMQRYMCSRFFIDFSDIGEQQRKLEAYLQNHFAGMEHKRYECLMTLHQVVNESTVCLMGHERRQTLSLISMLALKVLAEQNAIPTVTNVTCYYQPAPYVQDINFSNYYIAHVQPPQVSPCSNSYQTWLPCS, encoded by the exons ATGTCTTGCGGTGGTGCGTCGGATCAGAGTCGGCGGTTCTGCGTGTTGTCTTGGGATCAGGTGCAGCGCTTGGACTCGATCCTGGGGGAGGCTGTGCCCATCCATGGCCGGGGAAACTTCCCCACTCTGTCCGTGCAGCCGCGCCAGATCGTCCAG GTGGTGCGGGcgaggctggaggagaggggtgtgtgtgttaaagatgTCAGGCTAAATGGTTCGGCTGCCAGCCATGTGCTCCATCAGGACACCGGACTGGGCTACAAGGACCTGGACCTGATCTTTGGCGTGTCGCTGAAAGACGATCAGGCCTTCCGCCTGGTGAAGGATGTCGTGCTGGACTGCCTTTTCGACTTCCTGCCAGCCGGGGTCTCTAAGGAGCGCATCTCGGCACTAACCCTCAAAGAGGCCTATGTACAGAAACTGGTGAAAGTCTGTAATGACACGGACCGCTGGAGCCTCATCTCGCTGTCCAACAACACAGGCAAGAATGTGGAGCTAAAATTTGTGGACTCTTTACGGCGACAGTTTGAATTCAGCGTGGACTCCTTCCAGATTTGCCTCGATTCTCTGCTCTTGTTTGACCGCTGCTCAGAGACGCCCATGTCTGAGAGCTTTCATCCCACTGTTGTCGGGGAGAGCGTGTACGGGGACTTCAGGGAGGCCATGGAGCACCTGTGTCAGAGGACCATAGCTACACGCAGCCCAGAGGAAATCAGAGGGGGCGGCTTATTGAAgtactgccacctgctggtgcGAGGGTTCAGACCCTCCTCGGAGGCGGACATGAAGCAGATGCAGCGCTACATGTGCTCCCGCTTCTTCATAGACTTCTCTGACATAGGGGAGCAGCAGCGGAAACTGGAGGCCTACCTGCAGAACCACTTTGCCGGGATGGAGCACAAACGGTACGAGTGCCTGATGACTCTGCACCAGGTGGTGAACGAGAGCACCGTGTGTCTGATGGGCCACGAGCGGCGTCAGACGCTCAGCCTCATCTCCATGCTGGCGCTGAAGGTGCTGGCTGAGCAGAACGCCATCCCGACTGTAACGAACGTCACGTGTTATTACCAGCCAGCGCCGTACGTGCAGGACATCAACTTCAGTAATTACTATATTGCGCATGTGCAGCCGCCGCAGGTCTCACCGTGCAGTAATTCATATCAGACATGGCTGCCCTGTAGCTGA